The following proteins are encoded in a genomic region of Glycine max cultivar Williams 82 chromosome 18, Glycine_max_v4.0, whole genome shotgun sequence:
- the LOC100810351 gene encoding nudix hydrolase 10, whose product MDLSVKILPATNDVHGGVIVDLKEPMDSEDFATLLRSSLLHWKQQGKDGVWIKLPIELVNLAETAVKEGFWYHHAEPNYLMLVYWIPKTGCTIPPNASHRVAVGAIVLNDKKEVLVVKEKRGGFHGIGVWKIPTGLVDAGEEIFEAAIREVKEETGIDTEFVEVLAFRHTHNSFFGKSDISFICMLCPLSFDIKKQELEIEAAQWMPFKEFADQPFNQMHEPFKYMIELCLAKVEKVYNGFSPRPVSSYFVKELNYLYLNSHGLDKSS is encoded by the exons ATGGATTTAAGTGTTAAAATTCTCCCTGCCACCAATGATGTACATGGAGGAGTCATTGTGGACTTAAAGGAGCCTATGGACTCTGAAGATTTTGCTACTTTGCTTAGATCTTCACTTTTACATTGGAAGCAACAG GGAAAAGATGGTGTTTGGATCAAGCTACCTATTGAGCTTGTTaatcttgctgaaactgcagtTAAG GAGGGTTTTTGGTACCACCATGCAGAGCCAAACTATCTAATGCTAGTTTACTGGATTCCAAAAACTGGCTGCACAATACCTCCAAATGCTTCCCATCGTGTAGCAGTTGGCGCAATTGTCCTGAATGATAAGAAAGAG GTTCTTGTGGTCAAGGAAAAGAGAGGTGGATTTCATGGGATTGGTGTTTGGAAGATACCTACTGGATTAGTTGATGCA GGTGAGGAGATTTTTGAAGCAGCTATTAGAGAAGTTAAAGAAGAGACAGGA aTTGACACAGAATTTGTGGAAGTACTAGCATTCAG ACACACACACAATTCATTCTTTGGAAAATCagatatatcttttatttgcaTGCTGTGTCCTCTTTCTTTTGACATCAAAAAGCAAGAACTGGAAATTGAGGCAGCTCAG TGGATGCCGTTCAAGGAATTTGCTGATCAACCTTTTAATCAGATGCATGAACCCTTCAAGTACATGATTGAATTATGCTTGGCAAAGGTTGAAAAAGTCTATAATGGATTCTCTCCGCGACCTGTCTCGTCGTATTTCGTGAAGGAGTTGAATTATCTATATTTGAATAGCCATGGCCTGGACAAATCTTCTTAA